A window of Campylobacter lari subsp. lari contains these coding sequences:
- the cysC gene encoding adenylyl-sulfate kinase has protein sequence MSKNLTWYVSSITKTQRAKLKNQKPCVLWFSGLSGSGKSTLANAVEKKLFEQGFHTYLLDGDNVRHGLNKDLGFDEVSRVENIRRIGEVCKLFVDAGMIVLCAFISPFEKDRKLIKDLLDEDEYIEIFVDTPLEICEKRDPKGLYKKARNGEIKNFTGIDSPYEKPKNPHIRITKEDLNENVGIILNKIKSDIM, from the coding sequence ATGAGTAAAAATTTAACTTGGTATGTAAGTAGCATTACAAAAACTCAAAGAGCTAAACTTAAAAATCAAAAACCATGTGTTTTGTGGTTTAGTGGGCTTAGTGGCAGTGGTAAATCTACTTTGGCAAATGCGGTTGAAAAAAAACTTTTTGAGCAAGGTTTTCATACTTATCTTTTAGATGGGGATAATGTACGTCATGGACTTAATAAAGATTTGGGTTTTGATGAGGTTTCAAGAGTAGAAAACATAAGACGCATAGGAGAGGTATGTAAGCTTTTTGTAGATGCTGGTATGATAGTACTTTGCGCTTTTATATCACCTTTTGAAAAAGATAGAAAACTTATAAAAGATCTTTTAGATGAGGATGAATATATAGAAATATTTGTTGATACACCTTTGGAAATTTGTGAAAAAAGAGATCCAAAAGGACTTTATAAAAAAGCAAGAAACGGTGAGATTAAAAATTTCACAGGTATAGATAGTCCTTATGAAAAACCTAAAAACCCACATATACGCATAACAAAAGAAGATCTTAATGAGAATGTAGGTATAATTTTAAATAAAATAAAAAGCGATATTATGTAA
- a CDS encoding SLC13 family permease: MKIIVALSILILLILLISNKIKPFILFGSVAVLYYLLGYLNLNTWLSSYTSESLIVLILLLLVSLAIEKSVVISWCSKFIIGKNYHLSLLKLGVVTASISAFLNNTAVVASFMSIIKNNKFQAPSKLLIPLSYFSIVGGTMTLIGTSTNLIVNSFVVQNGLESLKIFDFFAVGFCISVGVLIVLLIFSFLLPEYKEKENTINEYLINAKVLKNSSLVGKTIQENGLRNLEFLFLLEIQRKDELITPVSHNEFIKEGDELIFSGDVTHLEVLKKFNGLQIGSQDLKLETLNLVDVVINSGSNLIGKSVKEANFRAKFDAGIVALKRGSKNISKIGQSLLQAGDRLILSVGKDFYSRDNINKNFYVISNIMQNQKLSNIQSFIVIFVFLAIITLSALELVSLLKALLVFLVCLFVFKIISFDEVKRRFPLEIFIIVGSSLAITKVLVDSGLAKDLAEFIIGTFGVYGLYGSFVGIYLLTLLLTEIITNNAAAALAFPIAYSTALALEVNPTPFILAVAYGASCAFLMPHGYQTHLMVGSICGYKTTDFIKIGWIVSLTYSAIVLTITPVFFSF, encoded by the coding sequence ATGAAAATTATTGTCGCATTAAGCATTTTAATCTTGCTTATTTTGCTAATTAGCAATAAAATTAAACCTTTTATTTTATTTGGTAGTGTAGCTGTGCTTTATTATCTTTTAGGGTATTTAAATTTAAACACCTGGCTTAGCTCTTATACGAGCGAATCTTTGATAGTGCTTATTTTGCTTTTGTTAGTTTCGCTAGCTATAGAAAAAAGCGTTGTGATAAGTTGGTGTTCTAAATTCATCATAGGTAAAAATTATCATCTATCACTTTTAAAACTTGGAGTTGTTACAGCTAGTATTTCAGCTTTTTTAAATAATACTGCAGTAGTGGCAAGTTTTATGAGTATTATAAAAAATAACAAATTTCAAGCTCCTTCTAAACTACTCATTCCACTTTCATATTTTTCCATAGTTGGTGGAACGATGACTTTGATAGGCACTTCAACTAACTTGATAGTCAATTCTTTTGTAGTGCAAAATGGCTTGGAAAGTTTAAAGATTTTTGATTTTTTTGCGGTGGGTTTTTGTATAAGTGTTGGTGTGCTTATAGTACTTTTGATTTTTAGTTTTTTATTGCCTGAGTATAAAGAAAAAGAAAATACCATTAATGAGTATTTGATCAATGCTAAAGTGTTGAAAAATAGCTCATTAGTGGGAAAAACTATACAAGAAAATGGCTTAAGAAATTTAGAGTTTTTGTTTTTACTTGAAATTCAAAGAAAAGATGAGCTTATCACCCCTGTTAGTCACAATGAGTTTATTAAAGAAGGAGATGAGTTAATTTTTAGTGGAGATGTTACACATTTAGAAGTTTTGAAAAAATTTAATGGCTTGCAAATTGGCTCACAAGATTTAAAACTAGAAACATTAAATTTAGTAGATGTCGTGATAAATTCTGGGTCAAATTTGATAGGAAAAAGCGTTAAAGAAGCAAACTTTAGAGCTAAATTTGATGCTGGGATTGTAGCCCTAAAAAGGGGCTCAAAAAATATTTCAAAAATTGGTCAAAGTTTATTACAAGCTGGAGATAGGCTTATTTTAAGTGTGGGTAAGGACTTTTACTCAAGAGATAATATCAATAAAAACTTTTACGTTATCTCAAATATCATGCAAAATCAAAAGTTAAGTAATATCCAAAGTTTTATAGTGATTTTTGTGTTTTTAGCTATTATCACTTTATCGGCTTTAGAATTAGTATCTTTGCTTAAAGCGCTGTTAGTGTTTTTAGTTTGCTTGTTTGTATTTAAAATCATAAGTTTTGATGAGGTAAAAAGACGCTTTCCTTTGGAAATTTTTATCATAGTAGGATCTTCTTTAGCCATTACTAAAGTTTTAGTTGATAGTGGTTTGGCTAAAGATTTGGCTGAGTTTATTATAGGAACTTTTGGAGTGTATGGATTATATGGTAGTTTTGTGGGAATTTATCTTCTAACTTTGCTTTTAACTGAAATCATTACCAATAACGCTGCCGCAGCTTTGGCTTTTCCTATTGCTTATAGTACTGCTTTAGCGCTTGAAGTTAATCCAACTCCGTTTATATTAGCGGTTGCTTATGGGGCAAGTTGTGCTTTTTTAATGCCACATGGTTATCAAACTCACTTGATGGTAGGTTCAATTTGTGGGTATAAAACTACTGATTTTATAAAAATAGGATGGATAGTTTCTTTGACTTATTCAGCTATTGTTTTAACTATAACTCCGGTATTTTTTAGTTTTTAA
- a CDS encoding capsular polysaccharide biosynthesis protein has translation MKLYTTSKRLKENIENFYKINLYHICKNTGKEDIFVGWGRKKSGLKAIALAKKYNVKFLLLEDGFLRSLNLGVEKSPSFSIVKDEVGIYYDATAPSKLENILNTYEFSTKELEQAKKAIELIKTEKLSKYNNNLCIPKDLFSTNEERVLIITQVANDASLKFGLADSFSTQEIINDTIKENPNAKIYIKIHPDVLSGKKQSDFNAQDLPSKCVVIKENYNPIELLSHFKKVYTKTSGMGFEALMLGCECVCYGVPFYAGWGLTQDKQACKRRLKKRSLEEVFYATYILYSEYFNPYLNQKSDIFDTIYTLAKYKKIEQVNSNTLYFLGFTLWKRWFMKPFFKAKNNKIIFLNSPSELYKAKLNPEDKIFIWGKKYDKTLLAKDFNNEIFLVEDGFLRSVFLGSDLTRPFSLIVDSKGLYVDSSKPSDLEDILQNYVFDESLKQRAKKLISTITQNKFSKYNGLKHEKLNFNTNKKIILIPAQVEDDASMILGGAGFDTLKLLQSVRKANENAFLVFKPHPDVLSGNRKGLKDKSIILKYCDEIIEDVSIDSAINACDEVHTITSTSGFDALLRGKKVVVYGKPFYAGWGLTSDLYEIPRRTRVLSLEELVAGVLILYPRYIHPKSKNLCEVELALDIMLKMQKDYFSKFYLRWFIDIRIYILRKIRRLIEFILIR, from the coding sequence ATGAAATTATATACCACATCTAAAAGATTAAAAGAAAATATCGAAAATTTTTACAAAATAAATTTATATCATATTTGCAAAAATACCGGCAAAGAAGATATTTTTGTTGGTTGGGGTAGAAAAAAGTCAGGTTTAAAAGCCATAGCACTAGCTAAAAAGTATAATGTAAAATTTTTGCTTTTAGAAGATGGTTTTTTACGTTCATTAAATTTAGGTGTAGAGAAAAGCCCGAGTTTTTCTATCGTCAAAGATGAAGTGGGAATTTATTATGACGCCACAGCTCCATCTAAGCTTGAAAATATTTTAAATACTTATGAGTTTAGTACCAAAGAACTAGAGCAAGCAAAAAAAGCTATAGAGCTTATAAAAACAGAAAAACTTAGTAAGTATAACAATAATCTTTGCATACCAAAAGATCTTTTTAGCACTAATGAAGAACGTGTATTAATTATTACTCAAGTAGCAAATGATGCTTCATTAAAATTTGGCTTAGCTGATAGTTTTTCAACCCAAGAAATTATAAATGACACCATTAAAGAAAATCCAAATGCTAAAATATATATTAAAATTCATCCTGATGTATTAAGCGGTAAAAAACAAAGTGATTTTAATGCACAAGATTTGCCAAGTAAATGTGTAGTTATAAAGGAAAATTATAATCCCATAGAACTATTAAGTCATTTTAAGAAAGTCTATACTAAGACTTCTGGTATGGGTTTTGAAGCTTTGATGTTGGGATGTGAATGTGTGTGTTATGGTGTGCCATTTTATGCGGGTTGGGGTTTAACCCAAGATAAACAAGCGTGTAAAAGAAGGCTCAAAAAAAGAAGTCTAGAAGAAGTTTTTTATGCTACTTATATTTTATATAGTGAGTATTTTAATCCTTACTTAAATCAAAAAAGCGACATCTTTGATACCATTTATACTTTAGCAAAGTATAAAAAGATAGAACAAGTTAATTCTAATACTTTATATTTTTTGGGTTTTACTTTGTGGAAGCGTTGGTTTATGAAGCCATTTTTTAAAGCCAAGAATAATAAAATCATTTTTTTAAACTCACCGAGTGAACTTTATAAAGCTAAGTTAAATCCTGAAGATAAAATTTTTATCTGGGGTAAAAAATATGATAAAACTTTACTAGCTAAAGATTTTAATAATGAAATTTTCTTAGTAGAAGATGGCTTTTTACGCTCTGTTTTTTTAGGCTCAGATCTTACACGCCCTTTTTCTTTGATAGTAGATAGTAAGGGTTTATATGTTGATTCAAGCAAGCCAAGTGATTTAGAAGATATTTTACAAAATTATGTTTTTGATGAGAGTTTAAAACAAAGAGCTAAAAAGCTCATCTCTACTATCACACAAAATAAATTTTCAAAGTATAATGGTTTAAAACATGAAAAATTAAATTTTAATACCAATAAAAAAATTATTTTAATCCCTGCTCAAGTAGAAGATGATGCTTCTATGATCTTAGGTGGTGCAGGCTTTGATACCTTAAAACTTTTACAAAGTGTAAGAAAGGCTAATGAAAACGCCTTCTTAGTTTTTAAACCTCATCCTGATGTTTTAAGCGGTAACCGTAAAGGCTTAAAAGATAAAAGCATTATTTTAAAATATTGCGATGAGATTATAGAAGATGTCAGCATAGATAGCGCTATAAATGCATGTGATGAAGTGCATACTATAACCTCTACAAGTGGTTTTGACGCTCTTTTGCGTGGTAAAAAAGTAGTAGTTTATGGCAAGCCTTTTTATGCAGGTTGGGGTTTGACAAGCGATTTATATGAAATTCCAAGACGTACAAGAGTGCTTAGTTTAGAAGAGCTTGTTGCGGGGGTTTTGATCCTTTATCCAAGATACATCCATCCAAAAAGTAAAAATTTATGTGAAGTTGAGCTTGCATTGGATATAATGCTAAAAATGCAAAAAGATTATTTTTCTAAATTTTATTTACGTTGGTTTATAGATATAAGAATTTATATATTAAGAAAAATAAGAAGATTAATAGAATTTATTTTGATTAGATGA
- the kpsS gene encoding capsule polysaccharide modification protein KpsS, with protein sequence MNLSKKLKKFSGKNVLLLQGPVGGFFRKIAIKIPKANVYKVNFNGGDFFFYPFKSINYTKSLAELEDFYKKLFEEKQIQVIIMYNDCRKVHEIAINVAKQMGIEVWIFEEGYIRPNFITFEKDGVNANSTLPREKEFYLSQKKFDKDFKFKTFSSTFKNMAFASFLYWLFAFLFSWYFNNSLHHRSLKLFDFLPWLCSVYRKNKYKITEKSLNEKILSLKQKYFLAILQVHNDTQLSHHYKKTTEKFIEEVIISFANHAKAKSYLVFKHHPMDRGYRDYTKLIEDLSLRYNVEGRILYVHDLHLPTLLINARGTIVINSTVGLSALYHNSPLKVMGKAFYDVEGLTYQKSLHTFWKECRAYKPDAVLHAKFRNYVIYKTQVNGNFFKNTSLD encoded by the coding sequence ATGAATTTAAGTAAGAAGTTAAAAAAATTTTCCGGTAAAAATGTTTTGTTACTCCAAGGGCCTGTGGGAGGATTTTTTCGCAAAATTGCTATAAAAATTCCAAAAGCTAATGTTTATAAAGTAAATTTTAATGGAGGAGATTTTTTCTTTTATCCTTTTAAAAGCATTAATTACACTAAAAGTTTAGCCGAGCTTGAAGACTTTTATAAAAAGCTTTTTGAAGAAAAACAAATTCAAGTTATCATTATGTATAATGATTGTAGAAAAGTTCATGAAATAGCCATTAATGTTGCTAAACAAATGGGTATTGAAGTATGGATTTTTGAAGAAGGTTATATAAGACCAAACTTCATTACTTTTGAAAAAGATGGAGTGAATGCAAACTCCACTTTACCAAGAGAAAAAGAATTTTATCTAAGTCAGAAAAAATTTGATAAAGATTTTAAATTTAAAACTTTCTCAAGCACTTTTAAAAATATGGCCTTTGCTTCATTTTTATACTGGCTTTTTGCTTTTTTATTTTCTTGGTATTTTAATAATTCTTTACATCATAGAAGTTTAAAACTATTTGACTTTTTACCTTGGCTTTGCTCAGTATATAGAAAAAACAAATACAAAATCACAGAAAAAAGTTTAAACGAAAAAATTCTTTCCCTAAAGCAAAAGTATTTTTTGGCTATTTTACAAGTGCATAATGATACTCAACTCTCCCATCATTATAAAAAAACTACAGAAAAATTTATAGAAGAGGTGATTATCTCTTTTGCTAATCATGCCAAAGCAAAGTCATACCTAGTTTTTAAACACCATCCTATGGACCGTGGTTATAGGGACTATACCAAACTTATAGAAGATTTGAGTTTAAGATACAATGTTGAGGGTAGAATTTTATATGTACATGACTTACACTTACCTACGCTCTTAATCAATGCAAGGGGTACTATAGTCATAAATAGCACAGTAGGGCTTTCTGCTTTATATCACAATAGCCCTTTAAAAGTTATGGGAAAAGCCTTTTATGATGTTGAAGGTTTGACTTATCAAAAAAGCTTGCATACTTTTTGGAAAGAATGCAGGGCATATAAGCCTGATGCTGTTTTGCACGCTAAATTTAGAAATTATGTGATATATAAAACCCAAGTCAATGGAAATTTTTTCAAAAATACTAGTTTAGATTAA
- the cysQ gene encoding 3'(2'),5'-bisphosphate nucleotidase CysQ has translation MINKINLQDITSIAIKAGANVLEIYNQDFKIFYKDDNSPLSEADIISNEIICKELAKFNIPILSEENKTIPYEQRKNWEYFWCIDPIDGTKEFINKNGEFTINIALIYKDTPVLGVVYAPALDLLYSAKKGEGAFKNGIKLPLQRNDDFLKIVASKSHLNEQTKNFVDSIQTTKQKEFISMGSSLKLCLVASNEADIYPRLAPTMEWDVAAADAIVREVGKMTYDFYTKKPLVYNKENLLNPYFIVE, from the coding sequence ATGATAAATAAAATTAATCTACAAGATATAACCTCCATAGCTATAAAAGCAGGTGCAAATGTCTTAGAAATTTATAATCAAGATTTTAAAATTTTTTATAAAGATGATAATTCACCTTTAAGTGAAGCAGATATCATCTCAAATGAGATTATTTGCAAAGAGCTTGCTAAATTTAACATTCCTATACTTTCAGAAGAAAATAAAACTATACCTTATGAACAAAGAAAAAATTGGGAATATTTTTGGTGTATAGATCCAATTGATGGTACTAAAGAGTTTATTAACAAAAATGGAGAATTTACTATAAATATAGCTTTGATTTATAAAGATACTCCAGTTTTGGGTGTAGTTTATGCTCCAGCATTGGATTTGCTATATAGTGCTAAAAAGGGTGAAGGCGCTTTTAAAAATGGCATAAAGTTACCTTTACAAAGAAATGACGATTTTTTAAAAATTGTAGCTAGTAAATCACACTTAAATGAGCAAACAAAAAATTTTGTAGATAGTATTCAAACAACCAAGCAAAAAGAGTTTATCTCTATGGGAAGTTCTTTAAAGCTATGCTTGGTAGCTAGTAATGAGGCAGATATTTACCCAAGATTAGCTCCTACTATGGAGTGGGATGTAGCTGCTGCTGATGCTATAGTCAGAGAGGTTGGGAAAATGACCTATGATTTTTATACCAAAAAACCTTTAGTGTATAATAAAGAAAATTTATTAAATCCATATTTTATAGTGGAGTAA